A single genomic interval of Camelina sativa cultivar DH55 chromosome 11, Cs, whole genome shotgun sequence harbors:
- the LOC104726984 gene encoding probable flavonol synthase 5 isoform X1, with amino-acid sequence MEDERNYNTSPSSFPYLSKQLASSTLGGSADVPVVDLNISDEELLVREVTEASQEWGVFQVVNHGIPTELMQQLQVVGKQFFDLPEAEKKAVAKEEDFEGYKRNYLEGIDAWDEHLFHRLSPPSIINYKYWPKNPPQYREVNEEYTRHMKKLAEKILGWLSEGLGLPAVALTQSLGGETAEYLIRINYYPPSPKSELALGGPAHTDIGALALLVPNEVPGLQVFKDEQWLDVEYINSAVVVFIGDQLMRMTNGRFKNVLHRATLNKERLRISWPVFVSPRHDMLVGPLPELTGDENPPKFETLVFKDYSQQTIENWEVDLQYSL; translated from the exons GACGAGAGAAACTACAACACATCTCCTTCGTCTTTCCCATATTTGAGCAAGCAGTTGGCGAGCTCAACTCTCGGAGGAAGCGCCGACGTTCCCGTGGTTGATCTAAACATTTCTGATGAAGAGCTTTTGGTGCGTGAGGTGACGGAAGCGAGCCAAGAATGGGGAGTTTTTCAGGTGGTCAACCACGGAATTCCAACAGAGCTGATGCAGCAGCTGCAAGTGGTTGGGAAGCAGTTTTTCGACCTTCCCGAGGCAGAAAAGAAAGCCGTGGCGAAAGAGGAAGACTTCGAAGGATACAAGAGGAATTATCTAGAAGGCATTGACGCTTGGGACGAACATCTGTTTCACAGACTCTCCCCACCCTCTATCATCAACTATAAATATTGGCCGAAGAATCCTCCCCAATACAG GGAGGTGAATGAGGAGTACACAAGGCATATGAAGAAGCTAGCTGAAAAAATTCTTGGTTGGTTATCAGAGGGACTAGGGTTACCAGCCGTGGCGTTGACGCAAAGTTTAGGTGGCGAAACGGCAGAGTATTTGATTAGGATCAATTACTATCCGCCGTCTCCAAAATCGGAATTAGCCTTAGGAGGCCCGGCGCACACGGATATAGGGGCACTCGCACTCCTCGTCCCCAATGAGGTTCCTGGACTTCAAGTCTTCAAGGACGAACAATGGTTGGACGTTGAGTATATCAACTCAGCTGTGGTTGTTTTCATCGGCGATCAACTCATG AGGATGACCAACGGGAGGTTCAAGAACGTTCTTCATAGAGCAACGTTGaataaggaaagattgaggattTCGTGGCCGGTTTTTGTTTCCCCTAGGCATGATATGTTGGTCGGACCATTGCCAGAGCTTACCGGAGACGAGAATCCTCCAAAATTCGAGACTTTAGTTTTTAAAGACTATTCGCAACAGACGATAGAAAACTGGGAGGTCGACTTGCAATATAGTTTATAA
- the LOC104726984 gene encoding probable flavonol synthase 5 isoform X2, translating to MEDERNYNTSPSSFPYLSKQLASSTLGGSADVPVVDLNISDEELLVREVTEASQEWGVFQVVNHGIPTELMQQLQVVGKQFFDLPEAEKKAVAKEEDFEGYKRNYLEGIDAWDEHLFHRLSPPSIINYKYWPKNPPQYREVNEEYTRHMKKLAEKILGWLSEGLGLPAVALTQSLGGETAEYLIRINYYPPSPKSELALGGPAHTDIGALALLVPNEVPGLQVFKDEQWLDVEYINSAVVVFIGDQLMRMTNGRFKNVLHRATLNKERLRISWPVFVSPRHDMLVGPLPELTGDENPPKFETLVFKDYSQQTIENWEVDLQYSL from the exons ATGGAGGACGAGAGAAACTACAACACATCTCCTTCGTCTTTCCCATATTTGAGCAAGCAGTTGGCGAGCTCAACTCTCGGAGGAAGCGCCGACGTTCCCGTGGTTGATCTAAACATTTCTGATGAAGAGCTTTTGGTGCGTGAGGTGACGGAAGCGAGCCAAGAATGGGGAGTTTTTCAGGTGGTCAACCACGGAATTCCAACAGAGCTGATGCAGCAGCTGCAAGTGGTTGGGAAGCAGTTTTTCGACCTTCCCGAGGCAGAAAAGAAAGCCGTGGCGAAAGAGGAAGACTTCGAAGGATACAAGAGGAATTATCTAGAAGGCATTGACGCTTGGGACGAACATCTGTTTCACAGACTCTCCCCACCCTCTATCATCAACTATAAATATTGGCCGAAGAATCCTCCCCAATACAG GGAGGTGAATGAGGAGTACACAAGGCATATGAAGAAGCTAGCTGAAAAAATTCTTGGTTGGTTATCAGAGGGACTAGGGTTACCAGCCGTGGCGTTGACGCAAAGTTTAGGTGGCGAAACGGCAGAGTATTTGATTAGGATCAATTACTATCCGCCGTCTCCAAAATCGGAATTAGCCTTAGGAGGCCCGGCGCACACGGATATAGGGGCACTCGCACTCCTCGTCCCCAATGAGGTTCCTGGACTTCAAGTCTTCAAGGACGAACAATGGTTGGACGTTGAGTATATCAACTCAGCTGTGGTTGTTTTCATCGGCGATCAACTCATG AGGATGACCAACGGGAGGTTCAAGAACGTTCTTCATAGAGCAACGTTGaataaggaaagattgaggattTCGTGGCCGGTTTTTGTTTCCCCTAGGCATGATATGTTGGTCGGACCATTGCCAGAGCTTACCGGAGACGAGAATCCTCCAAAATTCGAGACTTTAGTTTTTAAAGACTATTCGCAACAGACGATAGAAAACTGGGAGGTCGACTTGCAATATAGTTTATAA